GCGACTGATCCCCACCAAGATCAAGAGCGCGCAGGAGATGGGCCTCCCCGCGAACGTCATCGAGATCTCCAACGCGCCGCGCGGCCTGGTGCTCGTCACCGGTCCGACCGGCTCGGGGAAATCCACGACGCTCGCGGCGATGATCGACCACATCAACACCACCAAGAAACTGCACATCATGACGATCGAGGACCCGATCGAGTTCATGCACACGCACAAGCAGTCGATCATCAACCAGCGTGAGGTCGGCGCGGACACCATGAGCTTCAACGACGCGCTGCGCGCCGTGCTGCGCCAGGCGCCCGACGTGATCCTCGTGGGCGAAATGCGCGACTACGAGACCATCAAGGCCGCCGTGACCGCCGCCGAGACCGGGCACCTCGTGATGGGCACCCTGCACACGAACTCCGCGCCGGAATCCATCGACCGTATCGTGGACGTGTTCCCCGAGGAGCAGCAGGAGCAGATCCGCGTGCAGCTCGCGAACAACCTCGTGGCGGTCATGACGCAGCAGCTGCTGCCCCGCCTGGACGGGCAGGGCCGCATCCTGGCGTACGAACTGCTGATCGCGAACCCGGCCGTGCGCGCCCTGATCCGCGAAGGGAAGACCTTCCAGATCACCAGCGTCATGCAGACCGGCGCGCGCGAGGGCATGGTCACCATGGACGCCTTCCTGGCGAACCTGTACCGCCGCCGCGTGATCTCCTTCGACGTGGGCGTCGAACGCGCCGTGGACAGCAAGGAATTCGCCCGACTCGCCAACGACCCCAGCATCGCCACGGCAGGCGGCGCCGCCAGCATGCCCGCCGGGTACGGTCAGGCGCCCGTGCAGGGCTTCGGCGCGACCGTCACGCCCGCCCAGGGCGGCTACGCGTCCGGCCGCAACGACTTCGGCCGGGGCGGCGGCACCGGCGACGCCCGCACCACCAGCACCCCCGAGACGAACCCCGGCGGGAGCGGCTACGGCAGGCGGTAAGAGGCGTTGATGGTCGAAAGTTGATGGTTGATGGAAGGGACAACCCCTCTATCAACCATCAACTATCGCCTTAAAACACGCGGTCGAGGATCAGCGGTTCCGGCGCGGGGGCCTGGGCGCTGATGGTCAGGCCCTCGGTGAGGAGGCGGGTGGCGGCGCCCAGGCCACGCGCGTCACGGTGGTAGATGCGCAGGACGGGTTCGCCCGCCTGGACGGCCTCGCCGGGTTTACGCAGGAGTTCCACGCCGACGCCGTGGTCGATGGCCTCGCCCTTACGTTCGCGGCCGCCGCCCAGCACGAGCACGGCGCGGCCGACGCTCAGGGCGTCGATGCCCGCCACGAACCCGGATTCGGGGGCGGTCACGTCGGCCCGGCCGGGCGCCACGTCGAACTTGCTGATGTCGTCTACGTAGGTGGCGTCACCGCCCTGCGAGGCGATGAACGCGCGGAATTTCGCCAGGGCGCTGCCGTCCTGCAGGGTGGCACGCGCGCGGGCCTCGGCAGCCGTTTCGTCCTCACCCTGGGCGGCCAGGGCCTCCACGGCCAGCGCCACGCACAGTTCGGTCAGGTCGGTGGGTCCCTCGCCGCGCAGGGTCGCCAGAGCCTCCAGCACCTCCAGGCTGTTCCCGGCCATGTGGCCCAGCGGGGTGTCCATGTCGGTCAGCACGGCGCGCACCTGCCGCCCGGCGCGGTTACCGATGTCCACCATCGCGCGGGCCAGGCCGCGCCCGGCGTCCAGGGTGCGCATGAACGCCCCGGCGCCCACCTTCACGTCCAGCACGACGGTGTGCGCGCCGGACGCGAGTTTCTTGCTCATGATGCTGCTGGCGATCAGCGGCAGGCAGTCCACGGTGGCGGTCACGTCCCGCAGCGCGTACAGCTTCCCGTCCGCCGGGGCGAGGTCCTTGCTCTGGCCGACCAGGGCGAGGCCGATCTCGCGCGCCTGGGTCAGGAACTGTTCTTCCTCCAGTTCGCTGGTCCAGCCGGGGATACTCTCCAGTTTGTCGATGGTGCCGCCGGTGTGGGCCAGTCCGCGCCCGCTCATCTTGGCGACGGTCTGGCCCAGCGCGGCCAGCATGGGCGTCAGGATCAGGCTGGTCTTGTCGCCCACGCCGCCCGTGGAGTGCTTGTCCACCGTGCGGGGCAGGTCACCGAGGTTCATCAGGTCGCCGCTCTCGGCCATGACCATGGTCAGGTCGGCGGTTTCCTGTTCGGCCATGCCGCGCAGGAACACGGCCATCAGCCACGCGCTCATCTGGTAGTCGGGCACGTCGCCGCGCGTGTACCCCAGCACCAGGGTCTCGAGTTCATCGCGGGTGTGCTCTTGGCCGTCGCGTTTCTTACGGATCAGGTCGGGAATGATCGCGGTCATAGGCCAGTTTACGTCCCGGGGACGGAAAATCGTCCCAGCCTCAGCGGTCGCCCGCCTCGCCGCTGGTCCAGCCGACCTTCGCGTGCGTGCCGTCGCAGTAGGGTTTGTTGCCGCTCTGCCCGCAGCGGCACAGCGCGGCCCGCACGTCCTTCCTCTCGCCGCCGGGCGTGTCGATCACGAGGTTTCCTTTGATCATCAGGGGGCCGTCGGGCGTGGGGGTGATGGTGGTGGTCTCGTCGGGCATCTCGGCCTCCTGTCCATCCAGGACGTAGTGCAGCGCCCCGGTGGGGCAGGTGCGGACGACCGCCGCGACCGCGTCGGCCCCGGCGTTGGCGGGCTGGATCCACGGGCGGGCCTTCGGGTCGAACACGTCGGGCAGCCCACGCACGCAGTTGGCGACGTGCAGGCAGCGCCGGGCGTCGTAGTAGACCGTGATGCCGGGCGCCGTGTACGCCTTCCCCTGCGCGAGGTCCTCGTTGGTGGGGGTCATGCCCCAGTGTACGGGGCGCCGGGGAGGCTGGACGTGGCGGAGTCCGTGTGCGCGGCGCAGCGCTCAGCCAGCCGGGCGAACTCGGCGCGCAGTTCCGGGGGGCTGTCCACGCGGAAGTCGCAGTCCAGGCCCAGCAGGAACGCCGCGAAGCCGCTCAGGCCCTCGCGGGTGGTGGTCAGGCGCGTGCCGTGCGCGTCGGGGCGCACCTCCGTGCCCCAGGTGGACACCCGGCCGCGCAGGTCCTCCGGGGGGCAGTCGAGCCACACGCTGATGGCGTAGGTGGGTTTCGGGGCGCGCAGCGTGGAGCGCAGGTACGCGGCGGCGTCGAAGTCGGGTTCAGGGGTGAAGTGGCGGGCCTGCACGGTCAGGGCGCTCATGCGGTCCAGCCGGAACGACCGGCGCGCCGCGCGCAGGTGGCAGTGCGCGACGGCGTACCAGCGGCCCTCCAGGTGAACCACGCGGTGCACGTCCGCATCGCGGCGGGTCTCGGGAGCGTCGGGAGCGGCATACGTGAAGGTGACGGTGCAGGCGTCCCGCACGGCGCGCAGCAGCGCGGCCAGTAGCTGGGCGTCGGTCGGGGCGACCCAGGGGCCGGTGTCGAACTGCACGCTGCCCTCCAGCGCCAGCATGTCGGCGCGCAGGTCGTGCGGGAGGCTGCGCGACAGCTTCGCGCTGGCCGCCTCGGCGGCGGGGGCCAGGGCGTGCAGGCCCAGGTGCCGCAGGGTGCGCAGGCCCAGCGCGGCGGCCAACGCCTCCTCCGGCGTGAACATCAGCGGCGGCAGGCGGAACCCGGCTTTCAGGCGGTAGGCGCCGCCCACGCCCCGGCGGCCCTCGACCGGAATCCCGAGGTCCTGCAGGCGGGCGACGTAGCGCTGCACGGTGCGGGGGCTGACCTCCAGGCGGCGGGCGAGGTCGGCCCCGCTGACTTCCTCGTGGGCCTGGAGGAGTTCCAGCACGGTCAGTACCCGCATGCTCGGGTCGTACATGCCTTCAGGGTAACTGGAATTGACGTCACATCCTGACGGGAATCCGCGTTACGCTGGGGGCAGATTCAACCCCAGGAGGTTCCACCATGACCGCACCCGCCGCGTCCGTCCCCGCCGTGTCTCCCGCCCTGTCCATTCCCGACTTCATCGCTCACTGGCAGGGGCACCGCGCCCTGACCCGCCGCGTCATCGAGGCCTTCCCCGACGATCAGCTGTTCACGTTCAGCCTGGGCGGCATGCGGCCCTTCGGCGCGCAGGCCACCGAGATCCACCTCGTGGACGCCATGACCGTCACCGCCATGCGCACCGGCGAGTGGCCCGAACCCGACTGGAGTGCCGGACCGACCGAGAAGACCAGCCTGCTGGCCGCCTGGGATCAGGTGAGCGCCGAACTGGAGCAGCACGGCCCGCACACCGACCCCGCCTTCTTCACGGGCATGCACGCGCTGCCGTGGGGCGAGATGCCCGGCTGGGTCGCCGCGATCTACGCCGTGGACAACGAAATCCACCACCGCGCCCAGGGGTACGTCTCCCTGCGCGCCCTGGGGATCGAACCACCCGCCTTCTACGAGCGCTGAGCCGTGCCGCGCGCCCCCATCCCGTCGCTGCCCCCGGCGCAGCTGGCCGACCACTGGCTGGGCCACCGCGCCCTGACCCGCCGCGTCCTGATGACCTTTCCGCCAGACGCGCTGTTCACCTACACGCCCGCGCCCCTTCGGGGAGATGCTGTGGGAGGTGGTCGGCCAGAGCAGCTACGTCCTGCGAGGCCTGCTGGACGGCGCGTGGGACGCCCCCAGCTGGGACGACCCGGGCCCGGACCCGGCGGCCCTCCTGGCCGCGCTGGACGAGGGCACCGCCCGCCTGCGCGAGCTGAGGGGACTGCCGGACACCCGGCTGGGCGAGACGCACACGCTGCCCTGGGGCGAGATGCTGCTGCTGAACGCCGCGCTGGGCTCGGTGGACAACGAGATTCACCACCGCGCGCAGGGCATGACGTACCTGCGCCTGCTGGGCCTCACCCCGCCGGACTTCTGGAACCGCACCCCCGGAGACGCATGAACCCATCCACGCTGTACGACCACCTGACCCAGGCGCGGCGCGACCTGCTGAGCACGCTGCGCGCCGCGCCGGACGACATGCTGCGCCTCTCCCTGCTGCGCGGCGAGCGCTTCCACTCTATCCTCGACCTGCTGGTCCACACGGCCGAGGTCGAGGACGGCTGGATCCACGGGGACTTCCAGGGCCTCCCGATGGTGCAGGACCGCTTCCCGGACATCCAGGCGGGCGCCGCTGGACCCGACACGACCCTCAGTGTGGACGCCATCGCCGCGTACTGGCAGGCGGTCGAGACGGACACCCGCGCGTACCTCGGCCGCCTGACGGACGCTGACCTGGAACGCACCGTCACGCTGGACGACTGGCCCGAGGGTCACCGGCAGTTCACGCTGAGCGGACTGGTCTGGCACGTCCTGCTGCACGAGGTGCGGCACACGGCGCAGATCGCCACGCTGCTCCGCACCCAGGGCGTGAAACCGCCGCAGCTGGACCTGCTGTTCTATCTGCCCGCGCTGGAGACCGGACGGTCTGCCGCCGCCTTCGTGAACCCACCCCCGGAGGACGCATGACCCCCGCCGCTTCCCCCACGCCCACGCCGCCCCCGGTCCGCCCCGTGCCACAGCGACCCACCAGGGGCATCCGCTGCCAGCTGCCCTGATACGGATTCCGTTTGTTTCGTTAACAACCCGGGACAGCGCCGGGTTGCCAACTCCACGTCCGGAACCCGTTTTGCTCCTACTCGCTCCGCTCGGATTGAATGGCTTTATAAGCCATTCAATCGGAGTCCGTATGACCCTCCGGAGACCCCATGACCGACCTGACCCTGACGCTGGAGGCCTTCGCGCTGAACGCCCGCGTGAACGAGTTCCTGCTGGACCACCTGACCCCGGACGACCTGAGCGTCTCGGACGGGCGGGGCGGCATGACCGTCGCGCGGATGCTCTCGCACATGGGCGCGTCTCGCGGCGGATGGCTGCTGGAGATGGCGCCCGAGTTCGCCGCGTCCACGCTGGCCCTGACCGGCGGCACTGATCCCTGGCGCTGGCACACCACCGACCCCGCCCGGCTGCGTGCCATGCTGCGGGTCGGGGACGAGGCCGCCCTTCAGGCCGTGCGGGCGTACGCGGCGAGCGGCACCCCGTTCGCCGATCCGCACGGCGTGGGCACCTTCCACACCCGCCCGGCCCTGTTCCTGACGTACATGACCGTGCACGACGCCGGTCACCGGGGACAGATCGTCACCCTGCTGCGCCACGCCGGCGCCTCTTCGGAGCGTCTGGACGCCCTGGAGGCCGCCTGGGCCATCTGGCGACACCCCCTTTCCCTGTCCGAGGAGACCGCATGACCGACCTGACCCTGCTGCTTGAATCCTTCCGCCGCAACGCCCGCGTGAACGACACCCTGATCGCTGCCCTGACCCCCGAGGAGTTCGCCCTGACCGACGGGCGCGGCGGGTGGACCGTCGAGCGGCACCTGCGCCATATGGCGACCTTCCGGGTGGGCTGGCTGTGGAACATGAGCCGCGACCACGCCATGCCGCTGCTCAACCCGGATGAACTGGACGCCGATGGCGATCCGCAGTGGCGCTGGGCGAACGCCCCCGCGACCGCCCTGCCCGAGGCGCTGGCGGCCGGCGACGCCGCCGCCATCAAAGCTGTGGAGGCGCACCGCGCGTCCGGCGAGCCCTTCGCGGACCCCTGGAACGAGGGCACGTACCAGAGCGACCCGGCGCACTTCCTGATGCACACCATCGTGCACGACAGCCACCACCGCGGGCAGGTCATGAGCCTGATCCGCCAGGGGGGCCGCACGCCCGAGCAGATGGACGCGCTGGACAACCACTGGGCGATCTGGCGCGAGTAACCCCCGCGCGGCTGCGCGATACTGGGCGCATGAGCGTCACCTCTCCCCTGCCCCTGGGTCCCGGCGAGTCCCGCGTGCTGAGCGGCCTGAGTGAACAACATTCACTCGGCGTGGCGCTGGCCGGGGCGCTCCCGCCGGGGGGCGTGCTGTTCCTGGAGGGCGAACTGGGCGCCGGGAAGACCAGCCTCACGCAGGGACTGGTGGGGGCCTACGGCTTCACGGAGCCGGTCACGAGTCCCACGTACGCGCTGATGAACGTGTACCCCGCGCCGGGCGGTCAGGTGCTGCACGTGGACGCGTACCGCGTGCGGGACGTGCAGGAACTGTTCGAGATGGACCTCGACGAATTGGTGCGCGGCAGTCGCGTCAGCGTGATCGAATGGGGCGAGGGCCTGTACGCCGAGTACCCGGACGCGCCGATCCTGCGTCTGGAGCACCAGCCGGACCCGGAGACGCGACTCGTGACCCGCGTTCGCTGAGGAGCGAGGGGCGGGGCGTACAGTGGGAGGATGCGGCCCCTGCCCCTCCCCTTCCCCGACGAGACCGAGTCCCCGCTGGTGACCGAGCTGCGCTTCCCCACCAGTGGCGTGACGGTGCGCGGCGTGTTCGAACTGAACGAGTTCGCGGTCCTCACGCCGGACAACCTGGAGTTCCTGCGGCTGTACATCCGCGTGCGCGGCAACCTGAAGGAGGTTGAGCGGGTCCTGGGCCTCAGCTACCCCACGGTGCGGGCGCGCTTCGACACGCTGCTGCGCGCCATCGGGTACGAGCCCGAGCAGGCCGACCCGCAGGCGGACGTGCTCGCCAGCCTGGAGCGCGGCGAGATCACCCCCGACGAGGCCGCCCGCAAACTCAGGCGGTAAGGAGGGGACGCGCTGGGTGTGTCACCGATCCCCTCCAGACCGCGTCCCGCCTCCCCGTCTACAGGGCGGTCAGGTCGCGCCAGCCCATGCGGATCTCGCGCAGGTCACCCTCGGTCTTCTCGCCGCACTCGTGGGCGCCCTGGCGGGCGTACCAGTGTCGGGTGGGGTTGGTGTCGAGCACCCACAGGGCGAGGCTGGCCGCGCCGCGCGCCCGCATGGCCTGCGCGATCTGGCGCAGCAGGGCCCGGCCCGTTCCTGCGCCCTGAGCGGCTTTCAGGCTGTAGAGGGTGAAGAGTTCCGCGTCGAAGCCCGGGTGGTCACGCGGGACCCCGGCGGACGCGAAGGCCACGATTCCGGAGGCGTCCTCGGCCACGAGCACCACGTCCTGCCCGGCCCCGATGTTGCCCTGCCAGAACACCTCCCGCCGGGCCTGCGTCTCGGGGCTGGTCATGCGCGCCAGGAAGTCGGCGGGCATCAGGTCCGCGTACGTGTCCCGCCAGCTCTGCACGTGAACGGCGGCGATGCCGGGGGCGTCGGCGGGCGTGGCGGCGCGGATCAGGGGCATGCGGGCAGCATAGTAAAGCGCCGCCCCGGAAGGCGGCGCAGGTGAGTGAGGGTCAGTTGCCCTGTTCGATGTACTGCTTCAGGGCGTCCAGGCGCACGATGATGGGCGTGCGGGCGCGGACGATCGCGCCTTCCTGTTTCAGTTTGCCCAGGCTGTGGCTGACGGTCTCGCGGGTGGCGCCGACCATGCGGGCGATGTCTTCCTGGTTGAGTTTCAGGTTCAGTTCGACGCCCTGACTGTGCGGGCGGCCGAATTCCCGCGCGAGGCGGTACAGCAGGCTGGCGACGCGTTCGGGGGCGCTGTAGGCGCTGACGGTGGCGGTCCAGGACTGCGCCTCGAACAGGCGGGCGGCCATCAGGCGGATGAGTTTCATGGCCAGTTCGGGCTTGGTGGCCAGGAGTTTCTGCAGTTCCACGCGGGGCAGGACGATCAGGGTGGTGCGCTCGAGGGCTTCGGCCTGGGTGGGGCGGCGTTCCTCGGGTTGCAGCAGCAGTTCGCCGAAGGTGTCGTGCTGGCCGATGACGCCCAGGATGGCTTCCTTGCCGTTGGGGAAGAGCTTGCTGATCTTGACGAGGCCGCTGCGCACGAAGTACAGGGCGTCGGCGGGGTCGTCCATGCGGTAGATGACCTCGCCGGGCTGGTAGGAGCGGTAGGGCGTGGTGGCTGCGACCCGTTCCAGTTCGGCAAGTTCAAGGTCGGCGAAGAGCTCCGTTCGCTTGAGGTGCCAGACCAGGCTTGGGTAGTTCATGATTCTTCACACCATACCCGAAAAGTCGCGCCGGGACCGCATGCGGCGGGTTTGTCCCCCATGTGGCGGTGTCGGGTTGGCCAATCGCAAGCTGCCCCACATGACATTCACTCCAAAAAGTTTTATACTCGGTTCAACTAACAGTGCCGGGTTGTGTCCACCAGCGGACGAACCCCACCAAGGAGGACACAGAATGCCGACCTACAAGGCCCCCCTGCGCGACATCAAGTTCCTGATGAACGAACTGCTCGGCGCCCCCGAGCAGCTGGCCCAGATGCCCTACTACGCCCAGAACGACACCGCCGACCGCGACCTGCTCGAGCAGGTGCTTGACGAGGCCGCCCGCTTCGTGGAGACCGAACTGGTCCCCCTGAACGTCGTCGGCGACCGCGAGGGCTGCGTCCGCCACGACGACGGCGAGGTCACCACCCCCACCGGCTTCAAGGCCGCGTACAGGAAGTACCGTGACGCCGGCTGGCCCGCGCTGGACGCCGACCCCAACTACGGCGGTCAGGGCATGCCCCACCTGATCAGCAACGTGCTGGTCGAGATGATGAACAGCGCCAACGTCGCCTGGAGCATGTACCCCGGCCTCTCGCACGGCGCGTACAGCGCCCTGCACGCCGTCGGCAGCCAGGAACTCAAGGACCTGTACCTGCCCAAACTCGTCAGCGGCGAGTGGACCGGCACCATGTGCCTCACCGAACCCCACGCCGGCACCGACCTGGGCATCATCCGCACCAAGGCCAGCGACAACGGCGACGGCACCTACGCCATCACCGGCACGAAGATCTTCATCAGCGCCGGCGAGCACGACATGGCCGACAACATCCTGCACCTCGTGCTGGCCCGCCTGGACGGCAGCCCTCAGGGCACCAAGGGCATCAGCCTGTTCCTTGTGCCCAAGTACATCCCCACCGCGGACGGCAAACCCGGCGAGCGCAACAGCATGATCTGCGGCAGCCTCGAACACAAGATGGGCATCAACGGCAACGCCACCGCCGTGCTGAACTTCGACGGCGCCAAGGGCTGGCTGGTCGGCGAGATCAACAAGGGCATGAACCACATGTTCATCATGATGAACGCCGCCCGCCTCGGCACCGGCCTGCAGGGCCTCGGCCTCGGGGAAGTCGCGTACCAGAACGCCCTGACCTACGCCAAGGACCGCACCCAGATGCGCCACGAACCCCGCGTGAACCCCGGCGAGCAGGCCGACCCGATCATCGTGCACCCCGACGTGCGCCGCATGCTCCTGACCGGC
This genomic window from Deinococcus sedimenti contains:
- a CDS encoding type IV pilus twitching motility protein PilT produces the protein MTQPAADITDILRFAADKGASDVIITVGLSPQFKLQGVYDSQGFAELAPTDTRKLMYSMMNEKQQRTFEERRELDFSFALGEKARFRVNAFMQRGNVGGVLRLIPTKIKSAQEMGLPANVIEISNAPRGLVLVTGPTGSGKSTTLAAMIDHINTTKKLHIMTIEDPIEFMHTHKQSIINQREVGADTMSFNDALRAVLRQAPDVILVGEMRDYETIKAAVTAAETGHLVMGTLHTNSAPESIDRIVDVFPEEQQEQIRVQLANNLVAVMTQQLLPRLDGQGRILAYELLIANPAVRALIREGKTFQITSVMQTGAREGMVTMDAFLANLYRRRVISFDVGVERAVDSKEFARLANDPSIATAGGAASMPAGYGQAPVQGFGATVTPAQGGYASGRNDFGRGGGTGDARTTSTPETNPGGSGYGRR
- a CDS encoding thymidine phosphorylase, translating into MTAIIPDLIRKKRDGQEHTRDELETLVLGYTRGDVPDYQMSAWLMAVFLRGMAEQETADLTMVMAESGDLMNLGDLPRTVDKHSTGGVGDKTSLILTPMLAALGQTVAKMSGRGLAHTGGTIDKLESIPGWTSELEEEQFLTQAREIGLALVGQSKDLAPADGKLYALRDVTATVDCLPLIASSIMSKKLASGAHTVVLDVKVGAGAFMRTLDAGRGLARAMVDIGNRAGRQVRAVLTDMDTPLGHMAGNSLEVLEALATLRGEGPTDLTELCVALAVEALAAQGEDETAAEARARATLQDGSALAKFRAFIASQGGDATYVDDISKFDVAPGRADVTAPESGFVAGIDALSVGRAVLVLGGGRERKGEAIDHGVGVELLRKPGEAVQAGEPVLRIYHRDARGLGAATRLLTEGLTISAQAPAPEPLILDRVF
- a CDS encoding (4Fe-4S)-binding protein encodes the protein MTPTNEDLAQGKAYTAPGITVYYDARRCLHVANCVRGLPDVFDPKARPWIQPANAGADAVAAVVRTCPTGALHYVLDGQEAEMPDETTTITPTPDGPLMIKGNLVIDTPGGERKDVRAALCRCGQSGNKPYCDGTHAKVGWTSGEAGDR
- a CDS encoding helix-turn-helix transcriptional regulator; its protein translation is MYDPSMRVLTVLELLQAHEEVSGADLARRLEVSPRTVQRYVARLQDLGIPVEGRRGVGGAYRLKAGFRLPPLMFTPEEALAAALGLRTLRHLGLHALAPAAEAASAKLSRSLPHDLRADMLALEGSVQFDTGPWVAPTDAQLLAALLRAVRDACTVTFTYAAPDAPETRRDADVHRVVHLEGRWYAVAHCHLRAARRSFRLDRMSALTVQARHFTPEPDFDAAAYLRSTLRAPKPTYAISVWLDCPPEDLRGRVSTWGTEVRPDAHGTRLTTTREGLSGFAAFLLGLDCDFRVDSPPELRAEFARLAERCAAHTDSATSSLPGAPYTGA
- a CDS encoding DinB family protein, whose amino-acid sequence is MTAPAASVPAVSPALSIPDFIAHWQGHRALTRRVIEAFPDDQLFTFSLGGMRPFGAQATEIHLVDAMTVTAMRTGEWPEPDWSAGPTEKTSLLAAWDQVSAELEQHGPHTDPAFFTGMHALPWGEMPGWVAAIYAVDNEIHHRAQGYVSLRALGIEPPAFYER
- a CDS encoding DinB family protein — its product is MNPSTLYDHLTQARRDLLSTLRAAPDDMLRLSLLRGERFHSILDLLVHTAEVEDGWIHGDFQGLPMVQDRFPDIQAGAAGPDTTLSVDAIAAYWQAVETDTRAYLGRLTDADLERTVTLDDWPEGHRQFTLSGLVWHVLLHEVRHTAQIATLLRTQGVKPPQLDLLFYLPALETGRSAAAFVNPPPEDA
- a CDS encoding DinB family protein, which codes for MTDLTLTLEAFALNARVNEFLLDHLTPDDLSVSDGRGGMTVARMLSHMGASRGGWLLEMAPEFAASTLALTGGTDPWRWHTTDPARLRAMLRVGDEAALQAVRAYAASGTPFADPHGVGTFHTRPALFLTYMTVHDAGHRGQIVTLLRHAGASSERLDALEAAWAIWRHPLSLSEETA
- a CDS encoding DinB family protein; this translates as MTDLTLLLESFRRNARVNDTLIAALTPEEFALTDGRGGWTVERHLRHMATFRVGWLWNMSRDHAMPLLNPDELDADGDPQWRWANAPATALPEALAAGDAAAIKAVEAHRASGEPFADPWNEGTYQSDPAHFLMHTIVHDSHHRGQVMSLIRQGGRTPEQMDALDNHWAIWRE
- the tsaE gene encoding tRNA (adenosine(37)-N6)-threonylcarbamoyltransferase complex ATPase subunit type 1 TsaE, whose translation is MSVTSPLPLGPGESRVLSGLSEQHSLGVALAGALPPGGVLFLEGELGAGKTSLTQGLVGAYGFTEPVTSPTYALMNVYPAPGGQVLHVDAYRVRDVQELFEMDLDELVRGSRVSVIEWGEGLYAEYPDAPILRLEHQPDPETRLVTRVR
- a CDS encoding DUF2089 domain-containing protein; protein product: MRPLPLPFPDETESPLVTELRFPTSGVTVRGVFELNEFAVLTPDNLEFLRLYIRVRGNLKEVERVLGLSYPTVRARFDTLLRAIGYEPEQADPQADVLASLERGEITPDEAARKLRR
- a CDS encoding GNAT family N-acetyltransferase translates to MPLIRAATPADAPGIAAVHVQSWRDTYADLMPADFLARMTSPETQARREVFWQGNIGAGQDVVLVAEDASGIVAFASAGVPRDHPGFDAELFTLYSLKAAQGAGTGRALLRQIAQAMRARGAASLALWVLDTNPTRHWYARQGAHECGEKTEGDLREIRMGWRDLTAL
- a CDS encoding Crp/Fnr family transcriptional regulator → MNYPSLVWHLKRTELFADLELAELERVAATTPYRSYQPGEVIYRMDDPADALYFVRSGLVKISKLFPNGKEAILGVIGQHDTFGELLLQPEERRPTQAEALERTTLIVLPRVELQKLLATKPELAMKLIRLMAARLFEAQSWTATVSAYSAPERVASLLYRLAREFGRPHSQGVELNLKLNQEDIARMVGATRETVSHSLGKLKQEGAIVRARTPIIVRLDALKQYIEQGN
- a CDS encoding acyl-CoA dehydrogenase C-terminal domain-containing protein — its product is MPTYKAPLRDIKFLMNELLGAPEQLAQMPYYAQNDTADRDLLEQVLDEAARFVETELVPLNVVGDREGCVRHDDGEVTTPTGFKAAYRKYRDAGWPALDADPNYGGQGMPHLISNVLVEMMNSANVAWSMYPGLSHGAYSALHAVGSQELKDLYLPKLVSGEWTGTMCLTEPHAGTDLGIIRTKASDNGDGTYAITGTKIFISAGEHDMADNILHLVLARLDGSPQGTKGISLFLVPKYIPTADGKPGERNSMICGSLEHKMGINGNATAVLNFDGAKGWLVGEINKGMNHMFIMMNAARLGTGLQGLGLGEVAYQNALTYAKDRTQMRHEPRVNPGEQADPIIVHPDVRRMLLTGKAYTEAGRALAMWLALSLDTEHHHTDEKARKEAAELVALLTPIAKAFMTDNGFNIAVQSQQVFGGHGYIKEWGMEQFVRDARIGQIYEGTNGIQALDLLGRKVLMDGGKKLQKLAATLQEFAEEHEGDEHIGDYVNQLGKAAQQLGSLTMVIGQKAMQEGGADEVNAAAVDYLRYFGHVVYGYLWARMAKTAQDRIDAGQDKDGFYLSKVQTAKFYFAKLFPETKALAATIKAGNESLAVDDQAVFGWEKALVGA